One stretch of Arachis duranensis cultivar V14167 chromosome 1, aradu.V14167.gnm2.J7QH, whole genome shotgun sequence DNA includes these proteins:
- the LOC107479145 gene encoding uncharacterized protein LOC107479145 encodes MEVALGPGDQARGAGAEGAASVASLRGRRRSPRQHTEQHTRTRPFGGTGGDSAIIMQELRHRVQNLERQLGDQERDGRTTDPSYTPSPESEEGDSHRSRPRRTPASRTEAESTREESLIPRRRNDTIIYSRGRLTRQATRDREDGEGRSARTRQPVIMGATPFHRSILEVRLPKHFDKPTDMRYDGTQDPLEHLTAFEARMNLKGVGDEVRCRAFPVTLAGPAIRWFNGLLQGSIYSFSDISRAFLAQFTTRIAKAKHPINLLGVTQRQGEPTRRYLDRFNDECLEIDGLTDSVASLCLTNGLLNENFRKHLTTKSVWMMHEIQTVAKEYINDEEVSRVVAANKRQSSYNQPRQQVYQQIAEKGILPKPRPLKDRTGGNKNLYCDYHKGYGHLTQDCFDLKDALEQAIREGKLAAFSHLIREPRRRYRDQDEEGKSRSAKRRQEPEDGDHGLTVINVVTAKNAAPRSISAHKKDAKILSISSSSTRNSKKPPFISFGPEDLWFDDAPENPPMVITARVGTGLVKRILVDTGVDSNIMFRNVFDALGLRDADLTTHQHGVIGLGDHFIKPDGVISLPISVGQSQGRRSAMAEFVILRDSTAYNIILGRKTINDFEAIINTKLLVMNC; translated from the exons ATGGAAGTCGCGCTGGGTCCCGGAGACCAAGCCCGAGGAGCCGGAGCGGAGGGGGCAGCCTCCGTCGCCTCACTAAGGGGGCGGCGGAGGTCCCCCCGACAACACACAGAACAGCACACGAGGACACGACCCTTCGGGGGAACGGGCGGTGACAGCGCCAtaataatgcaggagctacgCCATAGGGTCCAGAACCTAGAGCGACAGTTGGGCGACCAGGAGCGGGACGGACGAACCACCGATCCCAGCTACACCCCATCCCCTGAAAGCGAAGAGGGAGACTCCCACCGAAGCCGCCCGCGGCGTACCCCCGCATCCCGAACGGAAGCGGAGAGCACGCGCGAGGAGTCTCTGATCCCGAGAAGACGAAATGACACGATCATCTACTCCCGGGGCAGGTTAACCCGCCAAGCGACACGAGATCGCGAAGACGGGGAAGGGAGATCCGCGAGGACACGACAACCTGTGATAATGGGCGCCACCCCATTCCACCGATCTATCCTCGAAGTCCGGTTGCCGAAACACttcgacaaaccaacggacatgaggtacgaCGGAACTCAAGACCCTCTAGAACACCTCACGGCCTTCGAGGCCAGGATGAACCTGAAGGGAGTAGGGGACGAGGTAAGATGCCGTGCCTTCCCGGTAACCTTAGCGGGACCCGCGATCAGGTGGTTTAACGGCCTCCTGCAGGGATCCATCTACAGTTTCTCGGACATCAGCCGTGCATTCCTGGCCCAATTTACAACACGAATAGCAAAGGCAAAGCACCCGATCAACCTTCTGGGGGTAACCCAGAGACAAGGAGAGCCGACCAGGAGGTACCTGGATCGGTTCAACGATGAATGCTTAGAAATCGACGGCCTAACCGATTCGGTGGCCAGTCTTTGCCTGACGAACGGCCTCCTCAACGAGAACTTCCGAAAACATCTTACCACGAAATCGGTTTGGATGATGCACGAGATCCAGACGGTAGCCAAAGAGTACATAAATGACGAGGAAGTCAGCCGAGTTGTGGCTGCCAACAAACGGCAGTCCAGCTACAATCAACCCCGGCAACAGG TTTACCAACAAATAGCCGAGAAAGGAATCCTGCCGAAGCCCCGACCACTCAAGGACCGCACTGGAGGGAACAAAAACCTCTATTGCGATTACCACAAAGGCTACGGTCACCTAACGCAGGACTGTTTTGACCTAAAAGATGCACTAGAACAAGCGATAAGGGAAGGTAAACTAGCAGCATTCTCCCACTTAATCAGGGAGCCAAGGAGACGTTATCGCGACCAAGACGAAGAAGGCAAAAGCCGTTCGGCAAAGCGACGACAAGAACCAGAAGACGGAGATCACGGCCTCACTGTGATAAACGTGGTGACGGCCAAAAACGCCGCACCAAGATCCATATCGGCACACAAGAAAGACGCAAAGATATTGTCGATCTCCTCCTCGTCGACGCGAAACTCTAAGAAGCCTCCATTCATTTCTTTCGGCCCGGAAGACCTATGGTTCGACGACGCCCCGGAAAATCCACCCATGGTCATCACGGCCAGAGTGGGAACCGGTCTCGTCAAACGCATCCTTGTTGACACTGGGGTGGACTCGAACATCATGTTCCGCAATGTATTCGACGCACTGGGACTAAGGGACGCCGATTTGACGACTCACCAACACGGGGTCATTGGGTTGGGCGACCATTTCATCAAACCAGACGGAGTAATATCCCTGCCAATCTCAGTGGGACAATCCCAGGGCCGAAGATCGGCGATGGCCGAGTTCGTGATCCTCCGAGACTCCACCGCCTATAATATCATCTTGGGAAGGAAGACGATCAACGATTTCGAGGCCATAATCAACACAAAGCTGCTAGTCATGAACTGCTAG